Genomic segment of Ralstonia pickettii:
ACGTGCCGTACGTGGCGTTGTCCATGTTCGAATCCACCGCGCAGAGCAATGTCTATTACCGCGTCGCTTTCGAGCCCTTGCCGGGCAAGGCGCCCGAAGCCGCGCTGACCGGCTACGACGATCTGCCGTTGCCCGTGACGCGGCTGGAGAACGACACCCCGCTCTTCTACGACGCGACGTACCACGACGAGCCCGTACGCGTGGCCGCCGTGGCCAAGCCGCTCTATCAACCGGGGCTGCCGGCGCGCATCGTCATTCAGGTGGCAGAAACCATCGAGACGCGGCGCGCGCTGCAGCAGGCGGTGTGGCGCGGCACGCTGCTGCGCGATGCAGCGCTGGTGGCGGTCAGCGCCGCGCTGCTGTGGCTCGGCGTAACCGTCGCGCTGCGGCCGCTCAATCGCCTGGCACGCAGCATCGGCGTACGTGCATCGGACGACCTCCGCCCGCTCGATGCCACGGACGTGCCCGCCGAAGTCCGCCCGCTGGTCGATGCGATCAACCACCACATTCATCGCTATGCCGAACTTGCGGAGGCGCAAAGCCAGTTTCTGGCCGATGCGTCGCACCAGTTGCGCACGCCGCTGGCCGTGCTGCTCACGCAAGCGGAATACGCACTGCGCGAAACCGACCCGGTGCGCGTGCGCGAAAGTCTGTCCGCCATCATCGCGCGCCTGCAGTCGACGAACCGGCTGACCACACAGCTGCTCGCCCTCGCCCGCGCCCGGCATGCGGGGCAGGATGCGCCAGCCGAAACCTTCGACCTGGGTGATTTGGCACGCGACGTGGTGGTCGATGCGCTGCCATTGGCGCGTGAAAAACAGCAGGACCTCGGGTGGGATGACGGCGGCCTCGTCATGGCGCTGCCCGTCATCGGCTATCCGGCCTTCCTGCGCGAGGCGCTCTCCAACCTCGTGCACAACGCCATCCGCTACACGCCGGCCGGCGGCCGCATCACCGTGCGGGCAGCGGCTGACGGCGATACCGCACTGGTCTGCGTGGACGACACCGGGCCTGGCATGAGCGCCGAAGAGCGCGCGCATGCGTTCCAGCGTTTTCGCCGCGCACACGAGGGCGGAAGTCGCCAGGGTAAACCCAAGGACGCGCCTAAAGATGCCCGTTATGCCGCCGAGGGCTCCGGCCTAGGACTGGCCATCGCGCGTGCCTATGCAGCGCGTAGCGGCGGGCACATCGAATTGGCCGATGGGGAGCCGAACGCGCACGGCGGCGTCGGCTTGTCGGCGCGCATCCGCGTACCGCTCGCGGGGGCAACTGCGTCCATCGAGCATGCTGCGATGCAGCAGCCGCAATGAAAGCGTCACGAAAGCGCGCGATTTCTATAATCCGCCGCACCTGGGGCCATCCGTCCGAGCTACACGCACCACGCCATAAGTAGCCGGCCCCACACCATCACAAGCAAACAGGAGACAAACCCATGCTTCGTGGCCGCTTTACGCCCGCGCACGCCGCTCTCGCTTCAATTGCCGCTGCCGCACTGACCCTCAGCACCACCGCCCTCGCACAAGTACCGGCTGGTTATCCCGCCAGCTACGCCGACACCATCGCCGCCGCCAAGAAGGAAGGCAAGGTGGTGGTCTATGCGACGACCGACACCAAGGCTGCCGATCCGCTGATCAAGGATTTCGAGTCGCTCTACCCGGGCGTGAAGGTGGAGTACAACGACATGAACAGCAGCGAGTTGTACAACCGCTTCATCAGTGAGCAGGCTGCCGGCGGCGCCTCCGCTGACATGATGTGGAACTCGTCGATGGACTCGCAGCTCAAGCTGGCGCAGACCTACGCGATGAAGTACGACTCGCCGGAAGTGCCGAACGTGCCGAAGTGGGCTGTCTACAAGGGCCTGGCCTACGGCACGACGTACGAGCCCGCCGTGTTCCTGTACAACAAGCGCCTGATCAAGGATTCGGAAGCGCCGCAAACGCACGCCGATTTCGCCAAGCTGGTCGCCAGCCAACCCGAGCGCTTCAAGAACAAGGTCACGACGTACGACATCGAGAAGTCGGCCGTGGGCTTCATGATGGCTGCGCAGGACAATCTCGATTCGCCGCAGTACTTCGACTTCGTCAAGGCAGTGGGCCCGAACCTGGTGCTGCAGTCCTCGACCGGCACGATGATGGAGCGCGTGGCCTCGGGCGAAAACCTGGTGGCGTACAACATCCTGGGCTCGTACGCGATTGCACGCGCCAAGAAGGATCCGTCGATCGGCATCGTCTATCCGAAGGACTACACGCTGGTGGTGTCGCGCGTGGCGATGATCGCCAAGAAGGCGAAGAACCCGAACGCGGCCAAGCTGTGGCTGGACTACATCCTGTCCAAGCGCGGCCAGGAAATCCTCGCCAACAAGTCGGATCTGCACTCGCTGCGGGACGACGTGACGGGCGAAGCCACCGCCGCCGGCCTGAAGAAGATTCTCGGCAACAGCATCAAGCCGATTCCGGTCGACGAATCGATCCTGGCGTTCCTGGAACCCAAGAAGCGCCTGGACTTCATCAAGCAATGGCGCACCGCCGCCGGCCGTTGATCTGAGACCTGATCCGCAGTTCACCGGCACACCTATCATCTGACCGACCTGCCGGCGCCATCCGTATCTGGCGCCGGTTCCTCCTGGAGGCACCATGCGTTCTCTAGCGCAAGACCGTGCCGCCGCTCGCCAAGCCACCCTCAAGCGCTCGCCCTGGACGCGTGTGGGACAGGCTTTGCCGCGCGGCGTGGTCATTCTGCTTACCGCGCTGGCGATTTTCACGCCGCTGGCGCTGATCTTCTACCAGAGCTTTCTGTCTGCGCCGTTCTTCATGCCCGACGCGCTGGCGGGGCTGGATGCGTATCGCTTCATCTTTACGGATTCGGACTTCTGGCACGCCTTCGAGAAATCCACCGCGCTCGCTTTCGGGCTGGCGGTGATCTCGGTACCGCTGGGCGGCATCCTGGCGTTCCTGATGGTGCGTTCGGACCTGCCGGGCCGCCGCATTCTCGAACCGCTGCTGATGATTCCGGTGTTCGTCTCGCCGATGGTGCTGGCGTTCGGCTACGTGGTGTCCGCCGGCCCGGTGGGCTTCTACACCGTGTGGTTCAAGAGCCTGTTTGGCGGTGCGCCGTGGAACGTGTATTCGTTCACCAGCATCATCATCATTGCGGGCCTGACGCACGTGCCCCACGTGTATCTGTATGTCTCGTCAGCGCTGCGCAGCCTCGGTTCGGATGTGGAAGAAGCCGCGCGTATCGCGGGGGCATCGCCGCTATCGGTGGCGCTCAACGTGAGCCTGCCGATGGTGCGCCCCGCGCTGCTTTACGCAGCCGTGCTGGTGATCTTCCTGGGCTTCGAGGTCTTCGGGCTGGTGCTCGTGTTGGGCGATCCGGAAGGCCATCTGGTGCTCGCCACGTACCTGTACAAGCTGACCAACAAGCTCGGCACGCCGGCCTATCACCTGATGGCCGCCGTGGCGGTCTGCCTGGTGATGGTGACGTTCCCGCTGGTGCTGCTGCAACGCTACATGCTGCGCTCGGCCAACCGCTTCGTCACCGTCAAGGGCAAGGTCACGCGCAGCCGCCCGCTGCCGCTGGGCTCGTGGCGCTGGCCGGCCTGGGCTGTCGTGGTGCTGTGGTTCTTCGTGACGGTGGTGGTGCCGCTGTCGGGCATCGCGCTGCGCGCCTTCGTATCGAACTGGGGTGAAGGGGTGTCGCTGGTGGAAGCGTTCTCGACCACCGCGTTCCAGCAGATCTTCGAGCAGCCGCAATTCCTGCGCGCGATGGTCAACACGGTACTGATCGGCGTGATCGGTGGCGCCATCGCCGTGGCTTGCTACACCTGCATCGGCCTGGCCATGCACCGCAAGCCGGATGGCTGGACGCGTTTCCTCGATTACAGCGTGCTGGTGCCCCGTGCCATTCCGGGTCTCCTGGCTGGCCTGGCGTTCCTGTGGGTGTTCCTGTTCGTGCCGAACTGGATCGAGACCGGCCTGACCGACAGCGGCCTGCCGTTCGCCAACTGGATCATCGAGAACGTTGTGCCGAGCCTGCGCGACCTGCGCAGCACGATCTTCAGCGTGTGGATCGCCTACACGGTCGTGTGGCTGGCCTATGGCCTGCGGCTGATCTCGGCTGCGCTGCTACAAGTCGGTCCGGAACTGGAAGAGGCGGCACGCTCGGTCGGCGCCACCCGCGCCCGCACCACGCGCGACGTGACGGTACCGCTCACGCGCTACGGCCTGCTCGGCGCGTGGCTGCTGATCTTCCTGATTTTCGAGCGCGAGTACTCGACCGGTGTGTATCTGCTGTCGCCGGGCACCGAGACGATCGGCTCGATGCTGGTTTCCCTGTGGGCGGGCGGCGCCATCGATATCGTTGCCGCGCTGTCCTTCGTCAATATCGTGCTGGTGGCCGTCGGCCTCGGCATCGCACTGCGTTTCGGAGTGAAGCTCCATGATTGAACTCACTGTCAACGACCTGCACCTGCAATACGGCAACAACCCGGTTCTCAAGGGTGTCTCGATGCAGCTGCACAAGGGCGAGGTCGTCTCGCTGCTGGGCCCATCCGGTTCGGGCAAGACCACGCTGCTGCGTGCTGTCGCCGGCCTCGAGCAAGCGAGCCAGGGCACTGTCCAGATCGGCGATCGCGTCATGTTCGACGGCGCCAAGAAACTCGACGTGCCGGCCGAAGGGCGCAACCTGGGCCTGGTGTTCCAGTCGTACGCGCT
This window contains:
- a CDS encoding sensor histidine kinase; amino-acid sequence: MMQRPAWLRLPRSLKLTLLWLLLPGLVGVLAIDIVSAYQALRGATDRAYDRALLGSVRAIENGVTIERGQVQVNVPYVALSMFESTAQSNVYYRVAFEPLPGKAPEAALTGYDDLPLPVTRLENDTPLFYDATYHDEPVRVAAVAKPLYQPGLPARIVIQVAETIETRRALQQAVWRGTLLRDAALVAVSAALLWLGVTVALRPLNRLARSIGVRASDDLRPLDATDVPAEVRPLVDAINHHIHRYAELAEAQSQFLADASHQLRTPLAVLLTQAEYALRETDPVRVRESLSAIIARLQSTNRLTTQLLALARARHAGQDAPAETFDLGDLARDVVVDALPLAREKQQDLGWDDGGLVMALPVIGYPAFLREALSNLVHNAIRYTPAGGRITVRAAADGDTALVCVDDTGPGMSAEERAHAFQRFRRAHEGGSRQGKPKDAPKDARYAAEGSGLGLAIARAYAARSGGHIELADGEPNAHGGVGLSARIRVPLAGATASIEHAAMQQPQ
- a CDS encoding ABC transporter substrate-binding protein, encoding MLRGRFTPAHAALASIAAAALTLSTTALAQVPAGYPASYADTIAAAKKEGKVVVYATTDTKAADPLIKDFESLYPGVKVEYNDMNSSELYNRFISEQAAGGASADMMWNSSMDSQLKLAQTYAMKYDSPEVPNVPKWAVYKGLAYGTTYEPAVFLYNKRLIKDSEAPQTHADFAKLVASQPERFKNKVTTYDIEKSAVGFMMAAQDNLDSPQYFDFVKAVGPNLVLQSSTGTMMERVASGENLVAYNILGSYAIARAKKDPSIGIVYPKDYTLVVSRVAMIAKKAKNPNAAKLWLDYILSKRGQEILANKSDLHSLRDDVTGEATAAGLKKILGNSIKPIPVDESILAFLEPKKRLDFIKQWRTAAGR
- a CDS encoding ABC transporter permease gives rise to the protein MRSLAQDRAAARQATLKRSPWTRVGQALPRGVVILLTALAIFTPLALIFYQSFLSAPFFMPDALAGLDAYRFIFTDSDFWHAFEKSTALAFGLAVISVPLGGILAFLMVRSDLPGRRILEPLLMIPVFVSPMVLAFGYVVSAGPVGFYTVWFKSLFGGAPWNVYSFTSIIIIAGLTHVPHVYLYVSSALRSLGSDVEEAARIAGASPLSVALNVSLPMVRPALLYAAVLVIFLGFEVFGLVLVLGDPEGHLVLATYLYKLTNKLGTPAYHLMAAVAVCLVMVTFPLVLLQRYMLRSANRFVTVKGKVTRSRPLPLGSWRWPAWAVVVLWFFVTVVVPLSGIALRAFVSNWGEGVSLVEAFSTTAFQQIFEQPQFLRAMVNTVLIGVIGGAIAVACYTCIGLAMHRKPDGWTRFLDYSVLVPRAIPGLLAGLAFLWVFLFVPNWIETGLTDSGLPFANWIIENVVPSLRDLRSTIFSVWIAYTVVWLAYGLRLISAALLQVGPELEEAARSVGATRARTTRDVTVPLTRYGLLGAWLLIFLIFEREYSTGVYLLSPGTETIGSMLVSLWAGGAIDIVAALSFVNIVLVAVGLGIALRFGVKLHD